From the Sporocytophaga myxococcoides DSM 11118 genome, one window contains:
- a CDS encoding GAF domain-containing protein, with product MKSGNIFKGIRGKIILCFFSIIFLFCAYGVISSYLLTKNKKATEQINTTDQPSITHLTELELLLIQSKNLMTNWVKIDIENHPDKIKLKQIHAKDYPQLKEKLTSLQKNWKDQTLADSLKNLIKEIDKTFIMQKEIMTSLATFDSYQDGITPILSESKSDEISTNINSISVHLHKILDELKHTTSDQQISMIENMQLLTRTNFILLGFIIILGFLLTIRLSSQIIKPVNSLHNLVNKVSKGELDNTSIKITNDEIGEMMGDVQKMVEGLKTTATFANEIGKGNLESEFAPLSEKDVLGNALITMRDNLVKVAKEDKQRNWSNEGYAAFGEILRNHYDSTNEMLDTFLIKLVKYVQANQGWLYIVNDENENDPYLELKSVYAFDRKKFQTKRIGKGEGLAGQAWIEGDLIYLTDVPDSYVTITSGLGDSNPKAILIVPIKVNDTINGVMEFASFNEFQPYQVEFIQKLSETLASSLSTMKINERTKILLEESQKQRNQMHEQEEELRQNLEELQATQEEMKRKQENTDLLIQQLKAHELELMKENDSLKSKV from the coding sequence ATGAAATCAGGTAATATATTTAAAGGAATAAGAGGTAAGATAATTTTATGCTTCTTCTCAATCATCTTTTTATTCTGTGCATATGGAGTGATCAGTAGCTACCTGCTTACTAAAAACAAAAAGGCTACTGAGCAAATAAATACAACGGATCAGCCAAGTATTACTCATTTAACTGAGCTTGAGCTATTGCTTATTCAGTCAAAAAATCTAATGACCAATTGGGTTAAAATTGACATAGAAAATCATCCTGATAAAATTAAGCTTAAGCAGATACATGCCAAGGATTATCCTCAGCTGAAGGAAAAATTAACGTCGCTTCAAAAAAACTGGAAAGACCAGACCTTAGCAGATTCTTTAAAGAACCTGATTAAAGAGATCGACAAAACTTTCATAATGCAGAAAGAGATTATGACCAGCCTGGCCACTTTTGACAGCTATCAGGATGGCATCACTCCAATATTAAGCGAAAGTAAAAGCGATGAGATTTCAACAAACATCAATAGTATTTCTGTTCATCTACATAAAATACTTGATGAACTTAAACATACCACAAGTGACCAGCAAATAAGCATGATTGAAAACATGCAACTTTTGACTCGTACTAATTTTATTCTGCTTGGCTTTATTATTATACTTGGATTTTTACTTACAATAAGACTTTCCAGTCAAATAATAAAACCGGTCAACTCTTTGCACAATCTTGTTAATAAAGTTTCCAAAGGTGAACTGGACAATACTTCCATTAAGATAACCAATGATGAAATTGGAGAAATGATGGGTGATGTACAGAAAATGGTAGAGGGTCTAAAAACTACCGCCACTTTCGCAAATGAAATTGGAAAAGGGAATCTGGAATCTGAATTTGCTCCGCTAAGTGAGAAAGATGTACTTGGCAATGCTCTGATTACGATGAGAGACAATCTTGTTAAAGTTGCAAAAGAAGATAAGCAGAGAAACTGGTCAAATGAAGGTTATGCAGCATTCGGTGAGATCTTAAGAAATCATTATGATAGTACCAATGAAATGCTTGATACATTCCTTATCAAACTTGTAAAATATGTACAGGCAAATCAAGGGTGGCTATATATTGTGAATGATGAGAATGAAAATGATCCTTACCTTGAATTAAAAAGCGTTTATGCTTTTGACAGGAAAAAATTCCAGACCAAACGAATTGGTAAAGGGGAAGGCCTTGCAGGACAAGCATGGATCGAAGGAGACCTTATCTACCTCACTGATGTTCCTGATAGTTATGTAACTATTACATCTGGACTTGGAGATTCAAATCCAAAAGCAATATTGATTGTGCCGATAAAAGTCAACGATACAATAAACGGAGTAATGGAGTTCGCATCATTCAATGAATTCCAGCCTTATCAGGTTGAATTCATTCAAAAGCTTAGTGAAACTCTTGCCTCTTCCCTTTCAACTATGAAAATAAACGAAAGAACAAAAATACTTCTGGAAGAATCGCAAAAGCAAAGAAACCAGATGCATGAACAGGAAGAAGAGCTCAGACAAAATCTTGAAGAGTTACAAGCTACTCAGGAAGAAATGAAAAGAAAACAGGAAAACACTGACCTTCTTATTCAGCAGTTAAAAGCGCATGAACTTGAACTGATGAAAGAAAATGATAGCCTGAAGAGCAAAGTATAA
- a CDS encoding chemotaxis protein CheB translates to MKEVDLNRKYKAIVIGGSAGSFQVLCKILNKLPEDFSLPIFICCHRLKHIRNGLIEALSLKSIKEVKEPDHNEPIKRGKIYLAPANYHMNIELGNYISLSTEEMVNNSRPAIDITFETCAYVYKEKLIGILLTGANKDGALGMKKVKDYGGMTIIQDPEESVIDTMPKAAMSVTKIDHVMKVEEIIKFLIELNKVTQL, encoded by the coding sequence ATGAAAGAAGTAGATCTAAACAGGAAATATAAAGCTATAGTCATTGGAGGATCAGCTGGAAGTTTTCAGGTTTTATGTAAGATATTAAACAAGCTTCCAGAAGATTTTTCGTTACCAATTTTTATATGTTGCCATAGGCTAAAACATATAAGAAACGGCCTTATAGAAGCTCTCTCTCTGAAGAGCATTAAAGAAGTAAAAGAGCCTGATCATAATGAACCTATTAAAAGAGGGAAAATATATCTGGCGCCAGCAAATTATCACATGAATATTGAGCTGGGTAACTACATTTCTTTATCCACTGAAGAAATGGTTAATAATTCAAGACCTGCAATAGATATAACCTTTGAGACCTGTGCATACGTTTATAAGGAAAAACTTATTGGAATCTTATTAACAGGAGCGAACAAAGATGGTGCTCTTGGAATGAAAAAGGTTAAAGATTATGGAGGGATGACAATCATTCAGGATCCTGAGGAAAGCGTGATTGACACTATGCCAAAGGCTGCTATGAGTGTTACAAAAATAGACCATGTTATGAAAGTAGAAGAAATTATAAAGTTTTTAATAGAATTAAATAAAGTGACTCAGCTATGA
- a CDS encoding TonB-dependent receptor plug domain-containing protein has product MNPKFKNCILSAALAMAIPAISYAQTDSTFQQSEDITAISLEDLMNVKIVSASRSEEKAFEAPLSSFVVTRKEIFNSGATSIPEALRLCPGLFVKQMSNGAYDVTIRGMDNLPTHQYNNTNRFILVMIDNRPVFDYLQGGTYWQNLPIDIIDIERIEVVLGPSAPLYGPNAVTGVINIITKSLDKNGISATAHAQAGAPGTYIGQAYIGFKPSEKIDVSGSFNYQNRHRGTVDFYDFEKRQFITNLDSSSTESYKNPDSRKQYLPNPDLALEKTAGNLNVNLRPAEDIKIHLASGYNQNRAWYGISAGSPMTYLSNKSYYGMIKSELKGFLVQASILNGVQGLVGDVSQYQYKYRNIDAYIDYTIKVTDKFNIRPAINYQNSSVDDTPYTVDKNKSGIFNNKATMFNFAASLKADYTLGKFRFIGALRGDKFKFPEKLYLSYQGIVNFRVNEKNNLRLVAARSNSGSFIYDTYAKLNVGNIPPNPFNPFPTQIWVLGSKDRRLVTNDMLEIGYRLQLMENLQLDIAGFHQVAQNFSSTVQEAPAVSNNVVFVNMSITNLDLKAVQNGATIAMNLALSKNKINIKPFVTIQKTRLKNYSPYYSSPEGSQNPNYTTETQSDVDGKATPNVYGGFYANYTPNSKWNVNVNGYLMSKYSIYTLSSTQDGVPYNEFPISNINGKLILNAKISYQLTKNLNIFANTRNAFDEDSREFFGSDLIHGLYLAGIHFDY; this is encoded by the coding sequence ATGAATCCAAAATTTAAGAACTGCATATTATCTGCTGCCTTAGCTATGGCTATCCCCGCCATCTCCTATGCTCAAACTGACAGCACATTTCAACAATCAGAAGATATTACAGCTATATCACTCGAAGATTTGATGAATGTTAAAATTGTTTCAGCATCAAGATCTGAAGAGAAAGCATTTGAGGCTCCGTTATCATCATTTGTAGTTACGAGAAAAGAAATATTCAACTCTGGAGCTACTTCTATCCCCGAAGCGCTAAGACTTTGTCCAGGTTTGTTTGTAAAACAAATGTCAAATGGCGCATATGATGTAACTATCAGAGGAATGGACAACCTTCCTACTCACCAATATAACAATACAAATAGATTCATTCTTGTAATGATTGATAACAGGCCTGTATTCGATTATTTACAAGGCGGCACATATTGGCAAAACCTTCCTATCGACATTATAGATATTGAAAGAATTGAGGTTGTATTAGGTCCTTCTGCCCCTTTATATGGTCCTAATGCCGTTACCGGAGTAATTAATATCATTACCAAGAGCCTTGACAAAAATGGTATTTCAGCTACCGCGCATGCACAAGCAGGTGCTCCTGGGACTTATATAGGTCAAGCTTATATAGGCTTTAAACCATCCGAGAAAATTGATGTATCAGGTTCCTTTAATTATCAAAACAGACATAGAGGTACTGTTGATTTTTATGATTTTGAAAAAAGACAATTCATAACCAACCTGGATTCATCATCAACTGAATCATATAAGAACCCTGATAGCAGAAAGCAATACCTTCCTAACCCTGATCTTGCCCTTGAGAAAACTGCAGGTAATTTAAATGTTAATCTTAGACCAGCTGAAGATATCAAAATACATTTAGCTAGCGGATATAATCAAAACAGGGCATGGTATGGAATTAGTGCTGGCTCTCCAATGACATACTTAAGTAACAAGAGTTACTACGGTATGATCAAAAGCGAACTGAAAGGCTTCTTAGTTCAAGCTTCCATATTAAATGGTGTACAAGGTTTAGTTGGCGACGTTTCACAATATCAATATAAGTATAGAAATATCGATGCTTATATAGATTATACTATAAAAGTAACGGATAAATTTAACATTCGTCCTGCTATCAATTACCAAAACAGTTCAGTAGATGATACGCCGTATACCGTAGATAAGAATAAGTCCGGAATTTTTAATAATAAGGCTACAATGTTCAATTTTGCTGCATCATTGAAAGCAGATTATACATTAGGTAAATTTAGATTCATTGGGGCTCTTAGAGGCGATAAATTCAAGTTTCCTGAAAAGTTATATCTATCTTATCAGGGTATCGTGAATTTCAGAGTAAACGAAAAGAATAATTTACGACTTGTTGCTGCTCGCTCCAATAGTGGCTCATTTATTTATGATACATATGCTAAACTAAATGTAGGCAATATTCCTCCTAATCCCTTCAATCCTTTTCCTACCCAAATATGGGTTCTTGGATCAAAAGACAGAAGACTGGTTACTAATGACATGTTAGAAATTGGATATCGCCTTCAGCTTATGGAAAATCTTCAGTTAGATATTGCGGGATTCCATCAAGTAGCTCAGAACTTTTCCAGCACGGTTCAAGAAGCACCAGCCGTTTCTAACAATGTAGTATTCGTAAATATGTCTATTACAAACCTGGATCTTAAGGCTGTACAAAATGGAGCAACTATCGCAATGAACCTGGCCCTTAGCAAAAACAAAATCAACATTAAACCTTTTGTAACAATACAAAAAACCAGACTTAAAAATTACTCTCCTTACTATTCGTCTCCAGAAGGATCTCAGAATCCTAATTATACAACTGAGACCCAATCTGACGTGGATGGAAAAGCCACTCCAAATGTTTATGGAGGATTTTATGCTAACTATACTCCAAACAGCAAGTGGAATGTCAATGTGAATGGATACCTAATGAGCAAATACTCCATATACACACTTTCCTCTACTCAGGATGGTGTTCCTTACAATGAGTTTCCCATCAGTAATATAAATGGAAAGTTAATCTTGAACGCTAAAATATCATATCAGTTAACTAAAAACTTAAACATATTCGCAAATACAAGAAACGCATTTGATGAAGATAGCAGAGAGTTTTTTGGATCTGATTTAATACACGGTTTATATTTAGCTGGTATCCACTTTGATTATTAG
- a CDS encoding CheR family methyltransferase yields MQTAPEIGINELRKLIQTIIERFDYDFSNYSAASFKRRIQRFIEIKRLGSVENLVNKIISGEIKKNELLTEISVNVTELFRDPSFWKHLRKVLLEQNLSQNIKIWQVGSSSGEEVFSLMILLNDLNLLNKAEVISTDFNVGIIEKAQSGLIPGKSMELNTSNFVKTGYKGELTNYFKAEGENYSLTKDLLSKIKFKEINLVKDSFNGNVDIILCRNILIYHNPQLQNDILKKLHQSLNMSGLLILGSRETIEWSEVAPKFTMLGPEERIFRKNKV; encoded by the coding sequence ATGCAAACAGCTCCGGAAATAGGAATAAATGAGCTTAGAAAGCTAATTCAGACAATTATTGAAAGGTTTGATTACGATTTTTCAAATTATTCAGCAGCATCTTTTAAAAGAAGAATTCAACGTTTTATAGAAATAAAACGATTGGGCTCTGTTGAGAATTTGGTTAATAAAATAATATCCGGAGAAATTAAGAAGAATGAATTATTGACAGAAATCTCAGTTAATGTCACTGAGTTGTTCAGAGATCCGTCTTTCTGGAAGCATTTAAGAAAAGTGCTACTAGAACAGAATTTATCACAGAATATCAAAATATGGCAAGTAGGTAGCTCATCAGGTGAGGAAGTATTTTCATTAATGATATTGTTGAATGACTTAAACCTGTTAAATAAAGCAGAAGTAATATCTACTGATTTTAATGTTGGGATAATTGAGAAAGCACAATCAGGATTGATTCCTGGTAAAAGCATGGAGCTGAATACAAGTAATTTTGTAAAGACAGGTTATAAGGGAGAGCTTACCAATTATTTCAAAGCCGAGGGCGAAAATTACAGTCTCACCAAAGATCTTCTGAGTAAGATAAAATTTAAAGAGATCAATCTTGTTAAAGATTCCTTTAACGGAAATGTTGATATCATATTATGCAGGAATATTCTTATTTATCATAACCCACAACTGCAAAATGATATATTAAAAAAACTTCATCAGTCATTAAATATGTCTGGCCTATTGATTCTGGGATCCAGAGAGACGATCGAATGGTCGGAGGTTGCTCCAAAATTTACAATGTTGGGCCCCGAGGAAAGAATTTTTAGAAAGAATAAAGTGTAA
- a CDS encoding class I SAM-dependent methyltransferase, whose product MEEQYKAFASQLRRPTNEDGVKTGVHMNEGNKIMNLEAIKAVNPCAHDRILEIGMGNGFFVKNIVSIHPTIVYTGCDFSETMIEESEKMNAEYVKIGNVRFHLASADKLPLKDNSYNKLFTVNTIYFWENPITTLNEFKRVLTADGELIVVVRPKHIMENLPVTKYGFTMYSKEELILLLSSNNFEVLDSIEIEEPSREVMGTMVEFGSLVVRAKQK is encoded by the coding sequence ATGGAAGAACAATATAAAGCATTTGCAAGTCAGTTAAGAAGACCAACGAATGAAGATGGCGTAAAGACAGGGGTTCATATGAATGAAGGAAACAAAATTATGAATCTGGAAGCCATTAAAGCAGTAAATCCCTGTGCTCACGACAGAATATTGGAGATTGGTATGGGCAATGGATTTTTTGTTAAAAATATAGTTTCTATACATCCAACCATAGTATATACAGGATGTGATTTTTCAGAGACTATGATTGAAGAATCCGAAAAGATGAATGCTGAATATGTCAAAATCGGGAATGTCAGGTTTCATCTTGCTTCAGCAGATAAGCTGCCATTGAAAGATAATTCATACAACAAGTTGTTTACAGTCAATACTATTTATTTCTGGGAAAATCCTATCACTACACTTAATGAATTTAAAAGAGTATTGACGGCAGATGGAGAATTGATTGTTGTGGTAAGACCTAAACATATTATGGAGAATCTTCCTGTGACTAAATATGGCTTTACGATGTATTCAAAAGAAGAGCTTATATTGCTCCTTTCGTCTAATAATTTTGAAGTATTGGACTCAATTGAAATAGAGGAGCCATCCAGAGAAGTGATGGGAACAATGGTTGAATTCGGAAGCCTTGTGGTGCGGGCTAAGCAGAAATAA
- a CDS encoding YfiR family protein, with product MKINFRPAKLAVIMAFTLLFCTKSEAQTEYKVYSGLMFHFIKYTQWPSPGGEIVLGVFGKSPMNTEAMALNGKMAGSMKVVVKEIHNVAEVDACQILFVPSSQSAKYSEIAPKAKQHHVLVVSNSPSATKNGVIVNFFEEDSKVKFEISNKNAAENGLKISSELQKLARIVD from the coding sequence ATGAAAATCAATTTTAGACCAGCAAAGCTTGCAGTAATCATGGCCTTTACCCTGTTATTCTGTACGAAGTCAGAGGCTCAAACTGAATACAAGGTATACTCAGGTCTGATGTTCCATTTCATCAAATATACCCAATGGCCTTCTCCAGGTGGAGAAATTGTTTTGGGTGTATTTGGGAAGTCTCCAATGAACACAGAAGCGATGGCGCTTAATGGAAAGATGGCAGGCTCTATGAAAGTTGTCGTCAAAGAAATTCATAACGTAGCTGAGGTAGATGCATGTCAGATATTATTTGTGCCATCAAGTCAATCAGCAAAATATTCAGAAATTGCACCTAAAGCGAAACAACATCATGTTTTAGTCGTAAGTAATTCTCCGTCAGCTACCAAAAATGGAGTAATTGTAAACTTCTTTGAAGAGGACAGTAAAGTGAAGTTCGAAATCTCTAACAAAAATGCCGCAGAAAACGGGTTAAAGATTTCTTCTGAATTACAGAAACTGGCCAGAATAGTTGACTAA
- a CDS encoding PAS domain S-box protein — protein sequence MFNKIKLSLGSKIVVFTTSLVAAALLLISYIQYSVFSKIVSEAPAGGVAVKGFSDDSRLYLIIASLFVVLITIVLSFYLVRFLTQPLFSLKEYLKLTEEGILANEININTGDEIGEMALITNNIVRSLKHTAHFAHTIGEGNLNTQFRPASENDVLGNSLLNMQKNLISAEIREKERNWIVNGIAEVGEILRKHNSIDPLSYDVIKYLIGKIGAIQGAFYVIEEDDDNEFKKSIVMKNLYAYNRKKYKSAKFKMGDGLVGQAAIEGATIFRTEIPKDYCSITSGLIIDKKPDSILIVPLITEELTYGVVEFASLRKFSTNEVRFIEEVGPIIARTIFNIHVNERTQRHLEQSQKMSAELQQQQEELRQNAEEMRATQEDLQLSNEKLEEQIEEVNKTQKRMQSLLENASEVIAIYEKNMILRYVSPSVKRILGIDPSDLINKKDEAHIYEEDRVAYKAMFDELLADPEKSITIQYRFIKDNGELIWLEATGKNLLSDRAVGGIILNSRDITVKRKAEMEERMRKNMQALSENSPDLITRLNCDGVITYTNPVIENYTGLKPSEFMNQSLETVSSQNGIVGVWKEILQNVISTENKLHLETNYNSHLGERVMQINAIPEYNENSLESVLVVSHDITEMKLIEREIQAKNRSIHESITYSKRIQNAIIPDNKSIQKTLPGSFILYKPRDIVSGDFPWYMEKDNSVFISVVDCTGHGVPGAMLSLVGYFQLNNIVEMCSGLNSGAILDEFDRKVNETLIKDTNEENIKDGMDIAFCKIDLSKKIVEYAGAHRSLYHVSDGELTEYKGDKWAIGGGVYKNQTQFTNHKIKMKTGDMIFFFSDGFPDQFGGPQNRKLGTVKIKDAIMNNKDKSMSAIHDALNIEFESWKGEHKQTDDVLLIGIKF from the coding sequence ATGTTCAATAAAATAAAATTAAGTTTAGGCAGCAAGATTGTAGTATTCACTACATCTTTGGTGGCAGCTGCGTTATTGTTGATTTCTTATATTCAGTATTCTGTATTTTCCAAAATAGTATCTGAAGCACCAGCTGGAGGAGTGGCAGTGAAAGGATTTTCAGACGATTCTCGTTTGTATCTGATCATAGCTTCTTTGTTTGTAGTTTTGATTACTATCGTTCTTTCATTTTATCTGGTTCGATTTCTTACTCAACCTCTCTTCTCTCTAAAGGAGTATCTTAAGCTGACAGAAGAAGGTATACTTGCTAATGAAATTAATATTAATACCGGTGATGAGATTGGAGAGATGGCTTTAATTACAAATAATATCGTCAGATCTTTAAAACATACTGCACACTTTGCGCACACCATTGGTGAAGGTAATTTGAATACACAATTCAGGCCAGCAAGTGAAAACGATGTATTAGGGAACTCCCTTCTGAACATGCAGAAAAACCTCATAAGTGCAGAGATCAGAGAGAAAGAAAGGAACTGGATTGTTAACGGTATTGCCGAAGTAGGTGAGATATTGCGTAAACATAACTCTATTGATCCTTTAAGTTATGATGTGATAAAATATCTTATTGGAAAGATTGGCGCAATTCAGGGGGCTTTTTATGTGATAGAGGAAGATGATGATAATGAGTTTAAGAAGTCTATCGTGATGAAAAATCTCTATGCCTACAACAGAAAGAAATATAAGTCTGCGAAATTTAAAATGGGCGATGGCTTAGTTGGACAAGCAGCTATAGAAGGAGCTACCATTTTCAGGACTGAGATTCCAAAGGATTATTGCTCTATCACTTCCGGATTAATTATTGACAAAAAGCCAGATTCGATTCTCATTGTGCCCTTGATTACAGAAGAGTTAACCTATGGGGTTGTTGAGTTTGCTTCATTGAGAAAGTTTTCAACGAATGAAGTAAGGTTCATTGAAGAAGTAGGGCCAATTATAGCAAGGACGATCTTTAACATACATGTAAATGAACGTACTCAAAGACATCTTGAGCAATCTCAAAAGATGAGTGCTGAACTTCAACAGCAACAGGAAGAATTGAGGCAGAATGCTGAAGAGATGAGAGCTACTCAGGAAGACCTTCAGTTGTCTAATGAGAAACTTGAAGAACAGATTGAAGAGGTGAATAAAACTCAGAAGAGAATGCAGTCTCTGCTTGAAAATGCATCAGAGGTAATTGCAATCTACGAAAAGAATATGATCCTGAGGTATGTGAGTCCATCTGTAAAGAGGATATTAGGTATAGACCCATCTGACCTTATAAATAAAAAGGATGAAGCCCACATATATGAAGAAGACAGAGTAGCTTATAAGGCAATGTTTGATGAACTTTTGGCAGATCCTGAAAAGTCAATTACAATCCAATACAGATTTATAAAAGATAACGGAGAGCTTATTTGGCTGGAAGCAACAGGTAAAAATCTTCTATCAGATAGAGCTGTGGGTGGAATTATTCTTAATTCACGTGATATCACAGTGAAAAGGAAGGCAGAAATGGAAGAACGCATGAGGAAAAACATGCAGGCGCTTTCTGAAAACTCTCCTGATCTTATCACACGATTGAACTGTGATGGTGTAATCACTTATACAAACCCTGTCATTGAAAACTATACAGGATTAAAACCTTCAGAGTTTATGAATCAATCTCTGGAAACAGTTAGTTCTCAAAATGGCATTGTAGGTGTGTGGAAAGAAATTCTTCAGAATGTAATTAGTACAGAAAATAAACTTCACCTTGAAACTAACTATAATTCACATCTTGGTGAAAGGGTAATGCAGATCAATGCAATTCCTGAATATAATGAAAATAGTCTGGAGTCTGTCCTTGTTGTTTCCCACGATATCACTGAGATGAAGCTTATTGAAAGAGAGATTCAAGCTAAGAACAGAAGCATACATGAAAGTATAACATATTCAAAAAGAATTCAGAATGCTATTATTCCTGATAACAAATCTATTCAGAAAACACTGCCCGGTTCATTTATACTGTACAAGCCAAGGGATATCGTAAGCGGTGACTTCCCATGGTATATGGAAAAAGATAACTCTGTGTTTATATCTGTAGTGGATTGTACAGGTCATGGTGTGCCAGGAGCTATGTTGTCTCTGGTAGGATATTTTCAACTTAATAACATAGTCGAAATGTGTTCCGGATTAAATTCTGGGGCTATATTGGATGAGTTTGATAGAAAGGTTAATGAAACTCTTATAAAGGATACCAATGAAGAGAACATTAAAGACGGAATGGATATCGCATTTTGTAAGATTGATTTGTCTAAAAAGATCGTGGAATATGCCGGAGCTCACAGATCCTTATACCATGTTTCCGATGGAGAATTAACAGAATACAAAGGTGATAAATGGGCTATTGGTGGAGGAGTCTATAAAAACCAGACTCAGTTTACCAACCATAAAATCAAGATGAAAACAGGTGATATGATTTTCTTTTTCTCAGATGGATTCCCTGATCAATTTGGTGGACCTCAAAACAGAAAACTCGGCACTGTGAAAATAAAAGATGCCATCATGAATAATAAAGACAAATCTATGTCTGCAATACATGATGCTTTGAATATTGAGTTTGAATCATG
- a CDS encoding GAF domain-containing protein, with product MKMILSKVHALANILFIGLVVYSIILFNSFSGADNNILSIFYITLAAGIISIILNYVLLNTKSFKEVVYVDRLKNEFIVDKEEEILRQDQSNIIHELKKEIDAIMNSKIGGKDKMDKALSVICNKIDAGQSVLFFKDQEENKLKRYSSYALALDSANDIEFAVGEGLVGLVAKEGKTLVIDDLKESYMIPYSGLGTTKSVDVMILPLLKSEEIIGVWEISLLKKANENDKNLIQNLTTLLGDFLAVEAQYN from the coding sequence ATGAAAATGATTTTATCAAAAGTGCATGCTCTGGCGAATATATTGTTTATAGGTTTGGTTGTTTATTCAATTATCCTATTCAATAGTTTTTCCGGAGCTGATAATAATATCCTTTCAATTTTTTATATAACTCTTGCAGCGGGAATTATAAGCATAATTCTGAATTATGTATTGCTCAATACCAAATCATTTAAGGAAGTTGTATATGTGGACAGACTTAAGAACGAATTTATTGTTGATAAGGAAGAAGAAATTTTAAGACAGGATCAGTCTAATATTATTCATGAATTAAAAAAAGAAATTGATGCTATCATGAATAGTAAAATTGGCGGTAAAGATAAAATGGATAAGGCATTGTCAGTAATATGTAATAAAATTGATGCCGGACAATCTGTACTCTTCTTTAAAGATCAAGAAGAAAATAAATTAAAAAGATATTCTTCATATGCTTTGGCATTAGATTCAGCAAATGATATTGAATTTGCTGTGGGAGAAGGACTGGTAGGATTAGTAGCCAAAGAAGGTAAGACATTAGTGATAGATGATCTTAAGGAAAGCTATATGATACCATATTCTGGTTTAGGAACAACCAAGTCTGTTGATGTTATGATTTTACCTTTGCTTAAAAGTGAAGAAATTATTGGAGTCTGGGAGATTTCATTATTGAAAAAAGCAAATGAAAATGATAAAAACCTCATTCAAAATCTAACAACCTTACTGGGTGATTTTTTAGCAGTAGAAGCTCAGTATAACTAA